One region of Primulina tabacum isolate GXHZ01 chromosome 1, ASM2559414v2, whole genome shotgun sequence genomic DNA includes:
- the LOC142532865 gene encoding uncharacterized protein LOC142532865 codes for MVVQNMVYLPRKLGSDAIFRCKLTLESRYKEVSEKIVHYLNNDERALFLEQSPFGNLVRYHRDINISSQIMWYLMSNQIVDTGSDEFWMVVRKRPVRFSLLEYCLITGLDCGTEPVDEPEGGVFGSRHFGGKSEIVLSELEAKMSVQVQNETGVDVEKLKMASLYFCFFVFGEGTRKKTNKIDPKYLRLIDDLDRFNSYPWGRVAFRDAVRCLKKDLLGRYNYLTEAQGRKEVDDSFLVGGFVLPLQILAYEYYPSVAQKFARKRDVDGLMLPRMFQWVINTWPSNRAPTAVDVTAAFGDSAIDDCLGCLNPTPEELVSTYYTTGDFVDSAPDAVTTRVLELWRQRQTVICSEHPLESPSVQHMHSAHSPPSVQHTPPAHESPDVSGTRPGDLNRSSSSTSSPMRTGPKVHFGLNPSRRPSLLEHRFERRLTALEDSVTSMHVKMSAEFIETRASIRSINQALVDLKSSFNLGLDELRLSLTEQIRAGFAEMRSNMPVQQDRDYSIAYTRGRKRKASKADFGLDDNLARKIDSTSQTLHIFEPNLPVIIEEFSEDIQVTPDSRKSGGEVTTSRGVADNTGKKIGSSSQTQQIFEPNLQGIPEESAGDIQVTPDAHMPGGEGTTSRDDGVRPLAETVTLKVNNSLARVRASMLDRSPSRIRGFYAEYEKSFYGPMAIANSHVTFSHFGEALRGLVEMQIRHPEMMSADDLLMDRHFYGAISVLAEDKDIDFKINMARIVSKVKGSDPEWPCLS; via the exons ATGGTCGTCCAAAATATG GTATATTTGCCGAGAAAACTAGGCAGTGATGCAATTTTTCGCTGCAAGCTGACACTCGAATCAAGATATAAAGAGGTTTCAGAGAAGATTGTTCACTACCTCAACAACGACGAGAGAGCCCTTTTTTTGGAGCAGTCTCCTTTTGGTAATTTGGTTAGGTATCATAGAGATATAAATATTTCTAGTCAAATTATGTGGTATTTGATGAGTAATCAGATAGTTGACACGGGTAGTGATGAGTTTTGGATGGTGGTGCGCAAGAGGCCGGTTAGATTTTCTTTGTTAGAGTATTGTTTAATAACCGGCCTCGATTGCGGTACAGAGCCTGTAGATGAACCAGAGGGAGGTGTCTTTGGCTCCAGACACTTTGGCGGTAAGTCTGAGATTGTTTTGAGTGAATTGGAGGCAAAGATGAGTGTTCAAGTGCAGAATGAGACTGGTGTAGACGTGGAGAAGTTAAAGATGGCTAGTCTTTACTTCTGTTTTTTTGTGTTCGGTGAGGGGACTAGGAAAAAAACGAATAAGATCGACCCTAAATACCTGAGGCTTATAGATGATTTGGATAGGTTTAACAGCTATCCGTGGGGTAGAGTAGCCTTTCGTGATGCGGTCCGATGTTTGAAGAAGGACCTTTTAGGGCGATATAATTACCTCACCGAGGCACAGGGTCGGAAAGAAGTTGATGACAGCTTCCTTGTCGGTGGTTTTGTGCTGCCTCTGCAG ATCCTCGCTTATGAATATTATCCGAGCGTGGCACAAAAGTTTGCAAGGAAAAGAGATGTGGACGGTTTGATGTTGCCCAGGATGTTTCAATGGGTGATTAACACGTGGCCGTCAAACCGTGCCCCAACTGCTGTTGATGTCACTGCAGCCTTTGGTGATTCTGCTATAGAT GATTGTCTTGGATGTTTGAATCCTACTCCTGAGGAGCTCGTTTCAACGTATTATACGACCGGGGATTTTGTTGATTCTGCGCCCGATGCGGTCACCACTCGGGTACTCGAGCTCTGGAGGCAGCGTCAGACAGTCATATGTAGCGAGCACCCTCTGGAGTCTCCCTCAGTCCAGCACATGCATTCCGCACATTCACCTCCCTCTGTCCAGCACACACCTCCTGCACATGAATCTCCTGACGTTTCCGGCACTCGTCCTGGTGATCTCAATAGATCCAGCTCTAGCACCAGTTCTCCTATGCGTACGGGTCCTAAAGTCCACTTTGGACTCAATCCTTCCCGCCGCCCATCACTCTTGGAGCATCGTTTCGAGCGGCGATTGACTGCGTTGGAGGATTCTGTTACGTCCATGCATGTTAAGATGTCAGCAGAATTTATTGAGACCAGAGCGTCTATCAGGAGCATAAATCAAGCTCTAGTTGACTTGAAATCGAGTTTCAATCTTGGTCTCgatgagttgagattgagttTGACTGAACAGATTAGAGCTGGTTTTGCTGAGATGAGGTCTAACATGCCAGTGCAGCAGGACAGAGATTATAGCATAGCATATACCAGAGGGCGGAAGAGGAAAGCGTCCAAGGCAGATTTTG GGTTGGATGATAATCTGGCCAGGAAAATTGACAGTACTAGCCAAACACTACATATATTTGAGCCTAACCTTCCGGTCATTATAGAGGAGTTCTCAGAAG atattCAAGTTACTCCGGATTCGCGTAAGTCAGGTGGCGAGGTGACCACGTCGAGAG GTGTGGCTGATAATACGGGTAAGAAAATTGGCAGTAGTAGCCAAACCCAACAGATATTTGAGCCTAACCTTCAAGGCATTCCAGAGGAGTCCGCAGGAG ATATTCAAGTGACTCCAGATGCGCATATGCCAGGAGGCGAGGGGACCACGTCGAGAG ATGACGGTGTGAGGCCACTTGCGGAGACCGTGACACTGAAGGTAAACAACTCGCTTGCACGAGTTAGGGCATCGATGCTCGACCGTTCGCCTAGTAGGATTCGAGGTTTTTACGCCGAATATGAGAAGTCTTTCTACGGACCCATGGCGATCGCAAACTCGCATGTCACTTTCTCT CACTTCGGCGAAGCTCTCCGTGGATTGGTTGAGATGCAGATCCGACATCCTGAAATGATGTCGGCAGATGATTTGTTGATGGACAGACATTTCTACGGTGCAATCTCAGTTTTGGCCGAAGATAAAGATAtcgatttcaaaataaatatggCACGGATTGTGAGCAAAGTCAAAGGTAGTGATCCAGAATGGCCGTGTCTCTCGTAG
- the LOC142544801 gene encoding ABC transporter B family member 15-like, which produces MGESNIDKQTTQKNTKKRNESISFRSIFMHADSWDMVLMSFGLLGAFGDGVSMPVMLLVTSKLMNSFGNSADSLSNGDFTHSINKNALVLCYMGCAQWVACFLEGYCWTRTAERQASRLRTRYLKAVMRQDVGYFDLHVTSTAEVIQSVSSDSLVIQDAISEKVPVFVMNLSTFLGSYLVAFVLLWRLAIVGFPFIILLVIPGLMYGRALTSIARKIRDEYNKAGVIVEQAISSVRTVYSFVGESKTIAAYSAALQGTVRLGLRQGLTKGLAIGSNGVVFAIWSFMAYYGSRLVMYHGAQGGTVFAVGAAIAIGGLSLGSGLSNVKYFSEASAAGERIRAVIKRVPKIDSDSMQGQVLQNVSGEVQFKDVAFAYPSRPDSKIFEDFNLKIPAGKAMALVGGSGSGKSTVIALLQRFYDPLSGEIQVDGVAIDKLQLKWLRSQMGLVSQEPALFATTIKENILFGKEDASMEEVAEAAKASNAHNFITQLPQGYDTQVGERGVQMSGGQKQRIAIARAIIKAPKILLLDEATSALDSESERVVQEALDKAAVGRTTIIIAHRLSTIRNVDLIAVVQNGYVHEIGSHDELIGNRNGVYTTLVRLQQTNRTEDIVKANQSHVGSASISNADVHSMSSRRLTMVSRSSSANSGALNRRGDLGFVTPTVQVFSTPSFKRLLAMNLPEWKQATLGCIGAILFGAIQPLYAFQMGSMISVYFLPDHNVIEEKTKIYALSFMGLAVFSLLINICQHYNFAAMGENLTKRIRERMLSKMLTFEIGWFDKDENATGAVCSRLAKDANVVRSLVGDRMALLIQTCSAVIIACTMGLAIAWKLALVMIAVQPLFIICFYLKRVLLRNMSVKAMKSQEESSKLAAEAVSNLRTVTAFSSQARILRMLEKAQEGPQKESLRQSWFAGIGLGMSQSLMTCSWGLDFWYGGKLLAERFLGAEALFQTFMILVSTGRVIADAGTMTNDLAKGADAVGSVFAVLDRYSLIEPEDPDGYKADKLTGHVELEDVDFAYPARPNTIIFKSFSIDIEPGKSTALVGQSGCGKSTIIGLIERFYDPLKGTVKIDGRDIKSYHLRSLRDTIALVSQEPTLFGGTIRENITYGASEDLDEVEVIEAAKAANAHDFIAGLKDGYETFCGDRGLQLSGGQKQRIAIARAILKNPAILLLDEATSALDTQSEKVVQDALERVMVGRTSVVVAHRLSTIQNCDSIAVLDKGKVLEKGTHSSLLSRGANGAYYALVNLQRTPTDSTNIGN; this is translated from the exons atgGGGGAATCTAATATTGATAAACAAACGACTCAGAAGAACACGAAGAAGAGAAATGAAAGCATTTCTTTTCGTtcgattttcatgcatgctgatTCTTGGGATATGGTTCTGATGAGTTTCGGGTTGTTGGGTGCTTTCGGCGATGGAGTCTCCATGCCTGTGATGCTTTTAGTCACCAGTAAACTTATGAACAGTTTTGGTAACTCTGCGGATTCACTCTCCAATGGTGATTTTACTCACAGCATCAACAAG AATGCATTGGTTCTTTGCTACATGGGTTGCGCGCAATGGGTTGCTTGTTTTCTCG AGGGATATTGTTGGACAAGAACAGCGGAGAGACAAGCTTCCAGATTGAGAACAAGATATTTAAAGGCTGTAATGAGGCAAGATGTCGGATACTTTGATTTGCACGTTACCAGCACGGCGGAGGTGATCCAAAGTGTCTCCAGCGACAGTTTAGTGATTCAAGATGCTATCAGTGAAAAG GTTCCGGTTTTTGTGATGAACCTATCCACATTCCTTGGTTCCTACCTGGTGGCGTTCGTGCTGTTATGGAGACTAGCAATCGTCGGGTTCCCGTTCATCATATTACTCGTCATACCAGGTTTGATGTATGGAAGGGCTCTCACGAGCATTGCGAGAAAAATCAGGGACGAGTACAACAAAGCGGGCGTGATAGTGGAGCAGGCCATTTCTTCTGTGCGAACGGTTTATTCGTTCGTCGGGGAGAGCAAGACAATTGCCGCGTATTCGGCTGCTTTGCAAGGGACTGTGAGATTGGGACTCAGGCAAGGTTTAACCAAAGGTTTGGCTATCGGGAGTAATGGTGTAGTGTTTGCTATTTGGTCTTTCATGGCTTATTATGGCAGCAGATTGGTTATGTACCACGGTGCACAAGGTGGCACCGTTTTCGCAGTCGGAGCAGCAATTGCTATCGGGGGCCT ATCATTAGGTTCAGGTTTATCCAATGTCAAATATTTTTCCGAGGCAAGTGCTGCAGGGGAGCGAATAAGGGCAGTCATCAAGCGAGTGCCTAAGATAGACTCGGATAGTATGCAAGGGCAAGTGCTACAAAACGTGTCTGGAGAGGTCCAATTCAAGGATGTTGCGTTTGCTTACCCCTCGAGACCGGATAGCAAAATCTTCGAAGACTTTAACTTGAAAATCCCGGCGGGGAAGGCGATGGCATTGGTTGGAGGGAGTGGGTCAGGGAAGTCGACGGTGATCGCGCTGTTGCAAAGATTTTACGACCCACTCAGTGGCGAAATTCAAGTCGATGGTGTGGCCATCGACAAGTTGCAACTCAAGTGGTTAAGGTCACAAATGGGGTTGGTTAGTCAAGAGCCAGCACTCTTCGCCACAACCATTAAAGAAAACATACTTTTTGGGAAGGAGGATGCATCAATGGAGGAGGTTGCGGAGGCTGCCAAAGCTTCCAATGCTCATAACTTCATTACTCAGCTGCCTCAGGGTTATGATACTCAG GTTGGCGAGAGAGGAGTACAAATGTCCGGAGGGCAGAAACAGAGAATCGCCATAGCCAGAGCCATCATCAAGGCACCTAAAATCCTCCTCCTCGACGAGGCCACGAGTGCTCTCGACTCCGAATCCGAAAGGGTGGTCCAAGAGGCACTCGACAAGGCCGCAGTTGGCCGCACCACCATCATAATAGCACACCGCCTCTCCACAATTCGGAATGTTGATCTTATCGCTGTTGTACAGAATGGATATGTCCATGAAATAGGTTCACACGATGAGCTCATCGGAAATCGCAATGGCGTATACACTACACTCGTTCGTCTCCAACAAACCAACAGAACCGAAGATATCGTGAAAGCTAATCAAAGTCATGTTGGATCAGCGTCGATCTCCAACGCTGATGTTCACAGCATGAGTAGCCGAAGGCTGACTATGGTCAGCCGGTCTAGTTCAGCCAATTCTGGTGCACTTAACCGCAGGGGAGACTTGGGTTTTGTCACTCCTACTGTTCAAGTTTTTTCTACGCCCTCATTTAAAAGATTGCTAGCCATGAATTTGCCAGAGTGGAAGCAAGCGACATTAGGGTGTATAGGGGCCATCTTGTTTGGCGCCATTCAGCCCTTGTATGCATTCCAAATGGGATCAATGATATCCGTATATTTTCTTCCGGATCATAACGTAATAGAGGAGAAGACGAAGATATACGCTTTGAGTTTTATGGGGCTTGCTGTTTTCTCTCTTTTGATCAATATTTGCCAGCATTATAATTTTGCAGCAATGGGGGAGAATCTGACCAAGAGGATTAGGGAAAGAATGCTGTCAAAGATGCTCACATTCGAAATCGGGTGGTTCGATAAAGATGAGAATGCTACCGGCGCTGTTTGCTCTCGACTAGCCAAAGATGCCAATGTG GTGAGGTCTCTAGTTGGTGACAGAATGGCTCTTTTGATCCAAACTTGTTCAGCCGTGATAATTGCTTGCACAATGGGACTTGCCATCGCATGGAAGCTTGCATTAGTAATGATCGCGGTGCAACCCTTGTTTATAATTTGCTTCTATTTAAAGAGAGTCTTGCTCAGAAACATGTCTGTAAAGGCCATGAAATCCCAAGAAGAAAGTAGCAAGCTGGCAGCAGAAGCCGTCTCCAATCTCCGAACCGTGACAGCCTTTTCCTCCCAGGCTCGAATTCTCCGAATGCTCGAGAAAGCTCAAGAAGGGCCGCAAAAGGAGAGCCTACGCCAGTCATGGTTTGCTGGAATCGGGCTCGGGATGTCCCAAAGCCTCATGACTTGCAGTTGGGGGTTGGATTTTTGGTATGGCGGAAAACTTTTAGCAGAAAGGTTCCTTGGCGCAGAAGCATTGTTCCAAACTTTCATGATCTTGGTGAGCACAGGCCGTGTTATAGCCGATGCTGGAACAATGACCAATGATCTCGCGAAAGGCGCTGATGCCGTTGGGTCAGTTTTCGCGGTGCTGGACCGATATTCATTGATTGAACCTGAAGATCCGGATGGTTACAAGGCTGATAAGCTAACAGGCCATGTTGAGCTAGAAGATGTCGATTTCGCCTACCCTGCACGACCTAACACAATCATTTTCAAAAGCTTCTCAATTGATATCGAGCCAGGGAAATCAACAGCGTTGGTCGGGCAAAGCGGCTGTGGAAAATCAACCATCATAGGCCTGATCGAAAGATTCTACGACCCTTTGAAAGGTACCGTGAAAATAGATGGCCGAGACATCAAATCATACCACCTAAGGTCATTAAGAGATACCATCGCCCTCGTCAGCCAAGAGCCAACGCTCTTCGGGGGCACCATACGGGAAAACATCACATACGGAGCATCCGAAGACCTCGACGAGGTCGAGGTCATCGAGGCAGCGAAGGCCGCAAACGCCCACGACTTCATCGCTGGGCTAAAAGACGGATACGAAACCTTCTGCGGCGACAGAGGGCTGCAACTATCCGGCGGCCAGAAGCAACGTATTGCCATAGCACGCGCCATCCTGAAAAACCCGGCAATCTTGCTGCTGGACGAGGCTACCAGCGCGTTGGACACACAGTCGGAGAAGGTGGTGCAAGATGCATTGGAGAGAGTTATGGTAGGGAGGACTAGTGTGGTGGTGGCACACAGGCTAAGCACCATACAGAATTGTGATAGCATTGCTGTTTTGGACAAGGGTAAAGTGTTGGAAAAGGGGACACACTCTTCGTTGCTGAGCAGAGGGGCGAATGGAGCTTATTATGCACTTGTTAATCTACAGAGAACGCCTACCGATAGTACTAACATAGGGAACTAA
- the LOC142544697 gene encoding uncharacterized protein LOC142544697: MVKETAGVSDGGILSTLVRLGSKRSLAESFGTSTDYSYYSNNERTSGDMSERSDMYNINLEDSMLDPEDLRLKLTRKRISRRIKLEIEEREKAEVHEKVSGAARALESPDRSLCTKIPSSSGAAGPPKIESTSSSYSSHATNEARSNPPERFAKYSSGFLFPGSTVDQLPYLSSIRHMDASRTARFLISDPLECSAERSFLTNIPLSRGAAEPPPMDPVSSYTSWATSGARPKSSDRVATYFSGFSAPKTAADQLPHLPSIRHMDASRAAQFLISDALECSGERSFLTNIPLSRGAAEPPQMDPVSNYTSWASSGETPQSSNRVATYFNGFSAPRTSVDQLPHVPSIRHMDASRTAQFLISDPLECSAEGCLLTNIPLSGGAAEPPQMDPVSSYTSWATSGERPQSSDRVATYFNGFSTPKTAVDLFPHVPSIRHVDASRTAQFLISDPLECSGDWSSLTNIPLSRGAAEPPPMDPVSSYTSLATSGVRPHSSDRVAKYFNGFSAPTAVDKLPHVPSIRPTDASRTAQFLISDSLELLKFPSPTMSMALEDFGKLVKELPPVTGSMFKAPPFTDILSLTVSSLLHSLGLGKYAINFQAEEIDMDALKQMGELDLKELGIPMGPRKKILSALHSRTMRPMVKKRRGPLRRIKGQKRTREERQPRTEVLKETE, translated from the exons ATGGTGAAGGAGACAGCAGGGGTCTCTGATGGCGGCATTCTTAGTACCTTGGTGCGATTAGGAAGCAAAAGGTCTCTGGCAGAGTCTTTCGGGACTAGTACCGATTATTCATATTATTCTAACAATGAAAG GACTAGTGGCGACATGAGTGAGAGGAGCGATATGTACAACATTAATCTTGAAG ATTCTATGCTGGACCCAGAAGACCTTAGATTGAAATTGACACGCAAGAGAATTTCTAGGCGTATAAAACTTGAAATTGAGGAGAGGGAAAAGGCAGAGGTTCACGAGAAGGTGTCAGGAGCTGCTCGGGCTCTGGAATCACCCGATAGGAGCCTCTGTACAAAAATTCCATCATCAAGTGGAGCTGCTGGACCACCTAAGATTGAATCAACCAGCAGTTCTTATTCTTCTCATGCTACAAATGAAGCTAGGTCCAACCCTCCCGAAAGATTTGCAAAATATTCTAGTGGGTTTTTATTTCCTGGGTCTACAGTTGATCAGCTTCCATATCTGTCATCAATCAGGCATATGGATGCCTCGAGAACTGCCCGGTTCTTGATTAGTGATCCCTTGGAATGTTCAGCCGAAAGGAGCTTCTTGACAAATATTCCATTATCAAGGGGAGCTGCTGAACCACCTCCGATGGATCCAGTCAGCAGTTATACTTCTTGGGCTACAAGTGGAGCGAGACCCAAATCCTCTGACAGAGTGGCAACATATTTTAGTGGGTTTTCCGCTCCAAAAACTGCAGCTGATCAGCTTCCACATTTGCCATCAATCAGGCATATGGATGCCTCAAGAGCTGCTCAGTTCTTGATTAGTGATGCCTTGGAATGTTCAGGCGAAAGGAGCTTCTTGACAAATATTCCATTATCAAGGGGAGCTGCTGAACCACCTCAGATGGATCCAGTTAGCAATTATACTTCTTGGGCTTCAAGTGGAGAGACACCCCAATCCTCTAACAGAGTGGCGACATATTTTAATGGTTTTTCCGCTCCAAGAACTTCAGTTGATCAGCTTCCACATGTGCCATCGATCAGGCATATGGATGCCTCAAGAACTGCTCAGTTCTTGATTAGTGATCCCTTGGAATGTTCAGCCGAAGGGTGCCTCTTAACAAATATTCCATTATCAGGGGGAGCTGCTGAACCACCTCAGATGGATCCAGTCAGCAGTTATACTTCTTGGGCTACGAGTGGGGAGAGACCCCAATCCTCTGACAGAGTGGCAACATATTTTAAtgggttttctactccaaaaaCTGCAGTTGATCTGTTTCCGCATGTGCCATCAATCAGGCATGTGGATGCCTCAAGAACCGCTCAGTTCTTGATTAGCGATCCTTTGGAATGTTCAGGCGATTGGAGCTCCTTGACAAATATTCCATTATCAAGGGGAGCTGCTGAACCACCTCCTATGGATCCAGTCAGCAGTTATACTTCTTTGGCTACGAGTGGAGTGAGACCTCATTCCTCTGACAGAGtggcaaaatattttaatgggTTTTCTGCTCCAACTGCAGTTGATAAGCTTCCACACGTGCCATCAATTAGGCCTACAGATGCATCAAGAACTGCCCAATTCTTGATTAGCGACTCCTTGGAACTGCTAAAGTTCCCTTCACCTACAATGTCAATGGCCCTTGAGGATTTTGGTAAGCTGGTTAAGGAACTTCCTCCTGTAACTGGTAGCATGTTCAAGGCCCCCCCATTCACG GACATTTTATCTCTCACCGTGAGTAGCTTGTTGCATTCACTTGGTTTGGGAAAATATGCTATCAATTTTCAAGCTGAAGAG ATTGACATGGATGCGCTGAAACAAATGGGGGAACTAGACCTGAAGGAATTGGGGATACCAATG GGACCAAGAAAGAAGATACTGTCTGCATTGCATTCCCGAACAATGCGTCCAATGGT
- the LOC142515325 gene encoding metalloendoproteinase 3-MMP-like, which produces MALKYFQLLFCITLFFLVSSDIGHATRHAPDEKNLHSPFEFIKHLEGCHKGNKSKEIHRLKNYLQKFGYLDDLDQGNADDDTFDDALESAVKTYQSNFHINPTGILDVSTVSKMVETRCGVPDIVRGENSMRADRKKHDSGPVIHAVAHYSFLPNRLRWPPTKTHLTYNILPNTPRNAVGPVRRAFNQWASATHFTFSQVQN; this is translated from the coding sequence ATGGCGCTTAAATATTTTCAGCTCTTGTTTTGTATCACTCTATTTTTCCTAGTTTCTTCTGACATTGGCCATGCCACGAGACATGCGCCGGATGAGAAAAAcctccactccccttttgagtTCATCAAACACTTAGAAGGGTGTCACAAGGGAAACAAATCGAAAGAAATCCATCGACTCAAGAACTACCTTCAAAAGTTTGGTTATCTTGATGACCTAGACCAAGGGAATGCCGACGACGACACTTTTGACGACGCCCTTGAGTCCGCCGTTAAAACCTACCAAAGCAATTTCCATATTAATCCGACCGGGATATTGGATGTTAGCACGGTGTCGAAAATGGTCGAAACTCGATGTGGCGTGCCCGATATAGTGAGAGGGGAGAACTCGATGCGAGCTGATAGGAAAAAACACGACTCTGGTCCTGTTATCCATGCCGTGGCACACTATAGTTTTTTACCTAACCGTCTGAGATGGCCACCTACTAAAACACACCTGACCTATAACATTTTACCCAATACGCCACGCAATGCGGTCGGCCCCGTGAGACGGGCCTTTAACCAATGGGCATCCGCCACTCATTTCACATTTTCACAGGTCCAAAATTAA